The following proteins come from a genomic window of Chaetodon auriga isolate fChaAug3 chromosome 16, fChaAug3.hap1, whole genome shotgun sequence:
- the rps11 gene encoding small ribosomal subunit protein uS17: protein MADAQTERAYQKQPTIFQNKKRVLVADGGKEVKEKLPRYHKSVGLGFKTPREAIEGTYIDKKCPFTGNVSIRGRILSGVVTKMKMQRTVVIRRDYLHYIRKYNRFEKRHKNISVHLSPCFRDVTVGDIVTVGECRPLSKTVRFNVLKVTKAAGAKKQFQKF from the exons ATGGCGGATGCACAA ACCGAGCGGGCATACCAGAAACAGCCCACCATCTTCCAGAACAAGAAGCGTGTTCTGGTCGCTGATGGTGGCAAGGAGGTCAAGGAAAAGCTCCCCCGTTACCACAAGAGTGTCGGGCTGGGCTTCAAAACCCCAAGAGAG GCTATTGAAGGCACTTACATTGACAAGAAATGCCCCTTCACTGGAAATGTCTCCATCCGTGGCCGAATCCTCTCTG GTGTGGTGACCAAAATGAAGATGCAAAGGACCGTCGTCATCAGACGTGATTACCTGCATTACATCCGCAAGTACAACCGCTTTGAGAAGAGGCACAAGAACATCTCTGTCCATTTGTCACCTTGTTTCAG agacGTCACAGTTGGAGATATTGTGACCGTTGGAGAGTGCCGACCACTCAGCAAGACCGTGAGGTTCAACGTCCTCAAAGTGACAAAAGCTGCTGGAGCCAAGAAGCAGTTCCAGAAGTTTTAG